CTCAGCCCACAGCCGCCGGTAGCTGTCCATGATCAGCTCGCTGGTGGCCACGGGGTCCACCTTCTCCTCGATGAGGCCGCCGTCCAGCAGGTCCATCAGCTCGCCGGCGATGTTGACCCGGGCAATTTCAAGGTCGTATTCGCGCTGCCCCGTGGAGAGGTCGGGGTAGAGCTCGCCTGTTTCGGCGTCCACCAGGTACGCGGCGAAGGCGCCGGCGTCGCGGCGGAACAGTGTGTTGGACAGTGAGACGTCGCCCCAGTAGAAGCCGATGAGGTGCAGCCGCACCAGCAGCAGGGCCTGCGCGTCGATGAGGCGGGTGAGGGTGTCCTTGCGCAGCATCTGGGAAAAGAGGGCGCGGTAGGGCATGGAGAATTTCAGGTGCCGCGTCACAAGGACAGGGTTGAGCGGGCGTCCGTCGGGGGTGGTGCGCCCGGTGATCACCGCAACCGGCTCCACGCACGGCACATCGAAGCGGGCAAGCTTGCGGAGCATGTGGTATTCATGCCGGGCCACGTGCTCGGAGGTTTCCTTGATGGCGATGACCGAGCCGCCCAGGTGGGCAAAGCGCACAATGTGCCGGGAGATGCCGCGGGGGAGTGCCGCGAGGTATTGCGCGGGCCACTCCTCGAGGGCGATATGCCACGGCAGGTCCAGCAGTTCGGGATCTGCCGCGGCCGCGGTGATATTCAGCGACGAGGCTACCGAGGCTGCCTTGTTGTCATCGGCGCTCGCTGCCACGAACCGCGGCAGTTTGCCGATCTGCGCGTAGTCGGTGGGTTCGTCGTGCCACTGGGCGCTGTATTCCTCGGTCATGAGTCAATTCTTCCGTACTCGGGGCAGGGCGGCTAAATTTCGCGCAGGCATCGGGTTAAAGGCCGACGGCGGCCCGCACCGTTTGCGAAAAGGGTGCGGACCGCCGCCGGTCAAGCGGAGGTTGGGCCAGCCGAACCTCCGGAGCCAAGGAATCAGTCGCCGAGGCGCAGGCCGGTTTTGGTGTCGAACAGGTGAACGTGGCCCGACTGGGGACGGACGTAGATGACCTCGCCCTTCATCGGAGGACGGCGGCCATCGACGCGGGCCACGATGTCGTGGTCCTTGCCGTCAAGG
This region of Arthrobacter sp. DNA4 genomic DNA includes:
- a CDS encoding DUF4032 domain-containing protein, with translation MTEEYSAQWHDEPTDYAQIGKLPRFVAASADDNKAASVASSLNITAAAADPELLDLPWHIALEEWPAQYLAALPRGISRHIVRFAHLGGSVIAIKETSEHVARHEYHMLRKLARFDVPCVEPVAVITGRTTPDGRPLNPVLVTRHLKFSMPYRALFSQMLRKDTLTRLIDAQALLLVRLHLIGFYWGDVSLSNTLFRRDAGAFAAYLVDAETGELYPDLSTGQREYDLEIARVNIAGELMDLLDGGLIEEKVDPVATSELIMDSYRRLWAELTEKESFELGERWRVGARIRRLNELGFDVEEYAIKTTQNGSTIQLQPKVVDAGHHQRRLLRLTGLDAQENQARRLLNDMDSFRADNNPEMDEEYSAHLWVSQIFEPIVRSIPRDLSGKLEHAEVVHEVLEHRWYMSEKQERHIPLAEAVQSYIDSILRHRRDEAAIMLNPDTELLKILEVENEESRYGADESDDEYPDSDD